A single genomic interval of Syntrophorhabdus sp. harbors:
- a CDS encoding radical SAM protein, producing MTDFPSYVRLHEEGVLGDRLEQILGLASPCMLCPRQCMVDRTTGDRGYCQAPYGLYVSSASPHFGEEGPLVGTGGSGTIFMTHCNLRCVFCQNHDISIRGEGVSCSAAALADVMTDLQRKGCHNINLVTPTHYVHQIVRALPSAIEKGLTIPLVYNSGGYDSPEVLRFLDGIFDIYMPDIKFLDTALAARYCHAEDYPSVVWKAVKEMHRQVGDLVVDERGIARRGLIIRHLVMPGAAADTRKVLERIGAELSPDSYVNIMAQYYPCHRASEFPEISRRISMEEFEDAVRYGRSIGLTRASRH from the coding sequence ATGACCGATTTTCCGTCTTACGTGAGGCTGCACGAGGAGGGCGTGCTGGGCGACAGGTTGGAGCAGATACTCGGCCTTGCGTCACCTTGCATGCTTTGCCCCAGGCAGTGTATGGTCGACAGAACGACCGGTGACAGGGGTTACTGCCAGGCCCCGTACGGCCTTTACGTTTCCTCCGCCTCACCGCATTTCGGAGAGGAGGGGCCTCTCGTCGGAACGGGCGGTTCCGGGACGATATTCATGACGCACTGCAATCTCAGGTGCGTCTTCTGCCAGAACCACGACATCAGCATCCGGGGAGAAGGTGTCAGCTGTTCGGCTGCCGCCCTCGCCGACGTCATGACGGACCTCCAGCGAAAAGGTTGTCATAACATAAACCTTGTCACCCCCACGCACTACGTCCACCAGATCGTCAGGGCCCTCCCCTCGGCCATAGAGAAGGGTCTCACCATCCCCCTCGTCTACAACAGCGGAGGATACGACTCTCCGGAGGTTCTTCGGTTCCTTGACGGCATCTTCGACATCTACATGCCCGACATCAAATTCCTTGATACCGCCCTCGCTGCCCGGTACTGCCATGCGGAAGATTACCCCTCCGTGGTGTGGAAAGCGGTAAAGGAGATGCACCGGCAGGTGGGCGATCTTGTCGTCGATGAGAGGGGAATTGCACGGCGCGGGCTCATAATCAGGCATCTCGTCATGCCGGGAGCGGCAGCGGACACGCGAAAGGTGCTGGAGCGGATAGGCGCCGAGCTTTCTCCCGATTCCTACGTCAACATCATGGCCCAGTACTATCCCTGTCACCGGGCTTCCGAATTTCCCGAGATATCACGGAGAATCTCCATGGAGGAATTCGAAGACGCGGTCCGTTACGGGCGGTCGATAGGTCTCACTCGGGCTTCCCGGCATTGA
- a CDS encoding Hsp20/alpha crystallin family protein — protein sequence MWETKFPSLREEMDRVFEEFFGEAGFPTLREADWLPAVDVVERKGEIVVIMDIPAIDPAEVKITILEDKLTVEGERKREEEFREEDYYRSERVHGSFLRSIQLPADVIGEKASAVYNGGVLTITVPKSRRPEAREIKVSVQEARPVEAPVSARQRRKKT from the coding sequence ATGTGGGAAACAAAGTTTCCCTCTCTCAGGGAAGAGATGGACCGGGTGTTCGAGGAATTCTTCGGCGAAGCCGGGTTTCCCACGCTTCGCGAGGCCGACTGGCTTCCGGCCGTTGACGTCGTGGAGAGGAAAGGCGAAATCGTTGTTATCATGGACATACCGGCGATAGACCCGGCGGAAGTGAAGATCACCATCCTCGAGGACAAGCTGACCGTCGAGGGTGAACGGAAACGGGAGGAGGAGTTCCGCGAGGAGGACTATTACCGCTCCGAAAGGGTTCATGGATCTTTCCTGAGGAGCATCCAGCTCCCGGCGGACGTCATTGGCGAAAAGGCCTCGGCCGTATACAACGGGGGTGTTCTTACCATCACGGTACCCAAATCACGGAGGCCGGAGGCGAGAGAGATAAAGGTCAGCGTACAGGAGGCGCGGCCTGTCGAGGCACCGGTCAGCGCCAGGCAACGGAGGAAGAAGACATGA
- a CDS encoding NifU family protein gives MKEKVQQALEKIRPLLQRDGGDIQLIDVVDGIVKVKLQGACGSCPMSMMTLKMGVEKQLKQEIPEVKEVVSV, from the coding sequence ATGAAAGAGAAAGTCCAGCAGGCGCTAGAGAAGATCAGGCCCCTTTTGCAGAGGGACGGGGGAGATATCCAGCTTATCGATGTGGTTGACGGCATCGTGAAGGTCAAGCTGCAGGGCGCGTGCGGAAGCTGCCCCATGAGCATGATGACCTTGAAGATGGGCGTGGAGAAACAGCTCAAACAGGAGATCCCGGAGGTGAAAGAGGTCGTTTCCGTTTGA